One window of the Etheostoma spectabile isolate EspeVRDwgs_2016 chromosome 16, UIUC_Espe_1.0, whole genome shotgun sequence genome contains the following:
- the tbc1d13 gene encoding TBC1 domain family member 13: MTTAYRNRIQEFKETLSEETINLKTLRELCFNGIPFEGGIRALCWKILLNYLPLDQTLWESFLKKQREVYSQFLKEMIIQPGIAKANLGLFREDVTMEDHPLNPNPDSRWNNYFKDNEILLQIDKDVRRLYPDMAFFQRPTDYPCQLILDPQNDYETLRRRVEQTTLKAQTVNRNRSGVTNVSSPGKAFNLYPSNEYEVLPNGSEAHWEVVERILFIYAKLNPGIAYVQGMNEIVGPIYYTFATDPNNQWKEHAEADTFFCFTNLMSENRDNFIKSLDDSQCGITYKMESVYSMLKDKDLELYLKLEEQNIKPQYFTFRWLTLLLSQEFLLPDVIRIWDTLFSDQDRFHFLILVCCAMLILIRDNILAGDFTVNMRSLQDYPISDVHTILIKAKDLQDNS, from the exons ATGACTACTGCGTACAGAAACAG AATACAAGAATTCAAAGAAACCTTGAGTGAAGAAACCATCAACTTGAAGACACTGAGGGAGCTGTGCTTCAATG GAATCCCATTTGAAGGAGGCATACGAGCGCTTTGCTGGAAA ATCCTTCTTAATTATCTGCCCCTCGACCAGACGTTATGGGAGTCTTTCCTCAAAAAGCAGAG GGAGGTGTACTCCCAGTTCCTAAAAGAAATGATCATCCAGCCTGGTATTGCCAAAGCCAACTTGGGCCTTTTCAGAGAAGATGTGACTATGGAGGACCAT cctCTAAATCCAAACCCGGACAGCAGGTGGAATAACTATTTCAAAGATAATGAAATTTTACTACAAATTGACAAGGATGTAAG GCGGCTGTACCCAGACATGGCGTTCTTCCAGCGTCCTACAGATTACCCTTGCCAGCTTATCTTGGACCCTCAGAACGATTATGAGACGCTGCGTCGACGAGTCGAACAAACCACCCTGAAAGCACAAACTGTAAACCGCAACCGCAGTGGAGTCACCAAT GTCAGCTCCCCGGGAAAGGCATTTAACTTGTATCCATCTAACGAATATGAAGTGCTGCCCAATGGGAGTGAAGCCCACTGGGAGGTGGTGGAGCGAATCCTCTTCATCTATGCCAAACTCAACCCCGGGATTGCCTACGTACAGGGCATGAATGAGATTGTTGGGCCAATTTACTACACCTTTGCTACGGACCCCAACAACCAGTGGAAAG AGCACGCTGAAGCGGATACATTCTTCTGTTTCACCAACCTGATGTCGGAGAACAGAGACAACTTCATCAAGAGCCTGGATGACTCTCAGTGCGGCATCACGTACAAGATGGAGAGCGTGTACTCCATGCTCAAAGACAAAGACCTGGAGCTCTATTTAAAGCTG GAAGAGCAGAACATCAAACCGCAGTATTTCACATTCCGCTGGCTGACATTGTTGCTGTCTCAGGAGTTCCTCCTGCCTGACGTCATCCGCATCTGGGACACGCTGTTTTCGGACCAGGACAGATTCCACTTCCTCATCCTGGTCTGCTGCGCCATGCTCAT ACTCATCCGAGATAACATACTGGCAGGAGACTTCACAGTCAACATGAGATCACTGCAG GATTACCCCATCTCAGATGTCCACACCATCCTGATCAAGGCCAAAGATCTGCAGGACAACTCCTAA